The following proteins are co-located in the Ostrinia nubilalis chromosome 22, ilOstNubi1.1, whole genome shotgun sequence genome:
- the LOC135082925 gene encoding tRNA (cytosine(34)-C(5))-methyltransferase has translation MFSLSNFSQIRLVTLGAYIRRMGRKNRNVNKFAQRKRDKKEQEKNPKEKPAGDTRKHYEDIVRENADFEQYYKTQKVCPEEEWPAFMAALKENLPTTFRITGSKCEADALMNIVKSKYFSELLNVRLQVEGKEEGEEIKPFNLPWYPGGLVWQLRLSRMDIRRNETLYRLHNFLVAETAAGGVSRQETVSMIPPVVLDVKPHHKVLDMCAAPGSKTAQLIEFLHADEDKMPTGFVMANDVDNSRCYMLVHQAKRLNSPCILITNHDSAVMPAMQVTDEKNPGSTKQLKFDRILCDVPCSGDATLRKNPDIWLKWSTGNGNNLHGIQYRVLRRGCESLAVGGRLVYSTCSFNPVENEAVIHRLLQETGDGMKLVDVSGMLPGLKYHKGMTYWKPASKDMVFYDKFEDVPEKWQTVVRPQMFPPSPEDLGKYNLDRCIRILPHHQDTGGFFVAVFEKVSSLPWEKEEKDSKETEEQNTEEKKEPPKKKRRMGGYKEDPFVFFSGDTEDVFPSIKEYYDLNAKFDSKCLLTRCHVGKKKNIYLVSPLVKDVVQKNEAKIKIINTGVKTFVRCDNKNMVCPFRLSQEGLASIAPFIGAKRRVRILKEDLILVLQNDNPSKPPELSKFSEHTQNLVKDLATGSCILEFQDTESTLQLTLVGWRGVHSLRAYTATSDTVHYLRLLGADYSKYGKHSKQCLVIYTQHFFFFIHNEEALGLYLT, from the exons ATGTTTTCTTTGTCGAATTTCTCTCAAATACGGTTAGTAACACTCGGTGCTTATATCAGAAGAATGGGTCGCAAAAATCGGAACGTTAACAAATTCGCTCAGCGCAAAAGGGACAAGAAAGAGCAG GAGAAAAACCCTAAAGAGAAGCCTGCAGGTGATACACGAAAACACTATGAAGATATAGTGCGAGAAAATGCGGATTTTGAACAGTATTACaaa ACACAAAAAGTATGCCCCGAAGAAGAATGGCCAGCATTTATGGCAGCACTCAAAGAAAATCTGCCCACTACATTCCGTATCACTGGGTCCAAGTGTGAAGCTGATGCGCTTATGAACATTGTTAAGAGCAAATACTTCTCCGAACTGTTGAATGTGAGGCTACAGGTGGAAGGAAAAGAGGAAGGGGAAGAGATCAAGCCTTTCAATCTGCCATG GTACCCAGGCGGTCTAGTGTGGCAGCTCCGCCTGTCCCGCATGGATATCAGACGCAATGAGACATTATACCGTCTCCACAACTTCCTCGTGGCAGAGACAGCGGCCGGGGGAGTGTCTCGTCAGGAGACCGTGTCCATGATACCACCTGTTGTGTTGGATGTGAAGCCACACCATAAA GTATTAGATATGTGTGCAGCACCAGGTTCAAAAACAGCTCAACTAATAGAATTCCTGCACGCAGATGAAGACAAAATGCCTACCG GCTTCGTAATGGCGAATGACGTGGACAATAGCCGCTGCTACATGCTGGTGCACCAGGCCAAGCGGCTCAACTCGCCCTGCATCCTCATCACCAACCACGACTCAGCCGTCATGCCGGCCATGCAAGTCACTGATGAGAAG AACCCCGGATCCACGAAACAGCTGAAGTTCGACCGCATCCTCTGCGACGTGCCGTGCTCCGGCGACGCGACTCTGCGCAAGAACCCCGACATATGGCTCAAGTGGTCCACAGGCAACGGGAACAATCTGCACGG GATCCAATACCGCGTGCTCCGCCGCGGCTGCGAGTCCCTAGCAGTTGGTGGCCGTCTGGTCTACTCCACCTGCTCCTTCAACCCCGTCGAGAACGAGGCCGTCATCCACAGACTCCTGCAAGAGACAGGAGACGGCATGAAGCTGGTGGACGTCAGCGGTATGCTGCCGGGACTCAAGTACCACAAAG GCATGACATACTGGAAGCCGGCGTCAAAAGACATGGTGTTCTACGACAAGTTCGAGGATGTGCCGGAGAAGTGGCAGACGGTTGTGAGACCGCAGATGTTCCCACCCAGTCCCGAGGATCTGGGCAAATACAACCTGGATAGGTG TATAAGAATATTGCCACACCACCAAGATACCGGTGGATTCTTCGTAGCCGTCTTCGAGAAAGTCTCATCACTCCCATGGGAGAAAGAAGAAAAAGACAGCAAAGAAACAGAAGAACAGAACACAGAAGAAAAGAAAGAACCGCCCAAGAAGAAAAGAAGAATGGGGGGCTACAAAGAAGACCCGTTCGTATTCTTCTCTGGAGATACCGAAGATGTGTTTCCTTCTATCAAAGAATATTACGATCTAAACGCTAAGTTTGATTCTAAGTGTCTGTTGACGAGATGTCACGTggggaagaagaagaatatttaCTTAGTTTCTCCGCTAGTGAAAGATGTGGTGCAGAAGAATGAGGcgaaaataaagattataaatactggtgtgaAGACGTTTGTGAGGtgtgataataaaaatatggtGTGCCCATTCAG ACTGTCACAAGAAGGCCTGGCCAGCATAGCGCCGTTCATCGGAGCCAAGCGACGCGTGCGCATCTTGAAAGAGGATTTAATTCTCGTGCTACAAAACGACAACCCCAGCAAACCGCCGGAGCTCAGCAAGTTCAGCGAACACACGCAGAACTTGGTCAAGGATTTGG CAACCGGCAGCTGCATCCTAGAGTTCCAAGACACAGAGTCTACTCTTCAACTAACACTAGTGGGCTGGCGCGGCGTGCATTCGCTACGAGCTTACACCGCCACCTCCGATACtgtgcactatctgagattactTGGCGCTGACTACAGCAAATACGGTAAGCACAGCAAACAGTGCCTTGTTATATAcactcaacatttttttttttttatccacaacgaggaagctcttggcctgtatctcacctga